taaaaaataaatttcatatacgGATCTGTCATATGGTGATTCCtggtttaaactataaaaaaccctattttaaaatttgcttCTTCTTAAATTGTAGAAAAATagcttatatgtaataattgaatatactaGTTAATTAGTTACAATTTGATTCTATCCAATACtggaacaaaaatatttaatataataaattaatagtatttaggaaccaaaattataacataatttttaaagtggtCACCAGCATtgattacacaatatacattccttataatataaaatgcacggtctctaataatgatatatgttatttattttgttaataaattctttACAACTAAatctctaaaaataaaatacaattgtacaGTTTATTTCTTTGATTTGTAGTACTAGATTCTAATattgatttgtatttgttcaataatattaataaataacagtttcaatataaacaatttaggcCATTTAAAAGGCTTTaaagagtttttaattttaatttcatattttgtttaaatagctacatacaaaataaaaattaagcactaataataaattttcatctagcaattacaatattgaaattgatgtttattatcagtatttgaattagtataatattttattaaaggtaTATAACTTAAGAAATGTGTATTCAAtaatgtttgtaataatattttaattaaataaccaaTTGCTTgtgtagttttataaatattaataatagtaataataaaaaatgtgtacatttataatactaagttattattaatgttatttatattacatacttgGAAATTAATGTACTAAGAATTTGACATTATCCAAATAGTTTTAAggaacaaattacaaataaataatacacaataatacagCAATAAACtggtatttgttaaatataatagatttttatgaatttatattttatataccttttaaaataattaattggtaTAAGAAAcacactcaaaaaaaaaaaaaaaaaaaatatacattttataatagctaAATACAAGTAAAAATGAGCAACAAAAATAAGCAAAtactaacttaaaattaatgaatcacACAACAATGACGTATTTTTTGAATTGGCCCCtgggaataaattaaaatttaaaataaacaaataaaatgtagttaaCTTAGTTTACTAAGTAAATTACTgtaattagatttaattaaatatctaaaaatttatttcattattagaaatttaatttatattcttaacaaaataatcCATCTGGTTACTTAAagctaaaatgtttatttttatgcctACAAATGGCTAAAATAGGAAACATGATGTCAacaaattcttataaatatatgttcatTACTAGTTAAAAGATTAACATAAATAGATGAACACTaagttaaagttataatatagtcaaactaagttgacatattattataatatgatgttatacCATGAGAGACTATagttggtaaatattttaattttagggaataacaaatatttattacgaattatttaaatttaaattattattgaccaTGACGATGAACCCTTTCAACATGAAGGTCAAATAATAATCTGTtgctttcataataataaggaTTTTGATCTGAAGTCAGATCTGGATCATATTGTAAATCTTGTGGGTCGTCGACTCTGTTTTGTTGATGATTTACATCAGGATGACTATAATCAGTGGCCGTTTGCTGGCTATATTGTGTTGATGTAGATGCAttctataaatcaattttaaagatattaacaattagaattataagatattatatagtagttaattaacagtatacttaaaatgatgaattattaactaagacattgaatattatttataatatatatatatatatatatatatatacatatatagtacaaTAGTACATAAATAGATTTGTGGAAATCATATTTTAGTGTTGTGAGCTATATAAAGCAAATTTACTTTACAAAGAAATCTGATATTTGATGGATACttcattgtaattattacttaatatcaattttccattaaatatttactaaggactaaggtaaaattaaattgtaatattttatatgaatcaaaatcagaattttaaagactaaaataacagtataatctaatttaaattgttcaatagtaatacattgtgaaaaatgtttttttttagaaggCATACTTAATAGTTCTAATTCCAACATATTgtgtcaataaaattatgttaaatattctcattttgccatataatattgaaaaatataagtatttctaataaacttttcactttataatataataatttataattaagtaaaaactatttacttttaataattatactatacttaaataaaatattaaattaatctttgtatatttttttaacaacttcaaataaatatttagttttaaagttattatgtacatatgaaaatatggtttacctaattattaaataaaaataataaataaatataagtaaacaaatatttattgatattacacTGATGGTTAATAACCAT
This sequence is a window from Rhopalosiphum maidis isolate BTI-1 chromosome 1, ASM367621v3, whole genome shotgun sequence. Protein-coding genes within it:
- the LOC113548958 gene encoding uncharacterized protein LOC113548958, translated to MAADTLRVLRKRPLEEYDDEYKPLSKRMHSMYLKDGPLATENHLAITNAYGNASTSTQYSQQTATDYSHPDVNHQQNRVDDPQDLQYDPDLTSDQNPYYYESNRLLFDLHVERVHRHGQ